The genomic window AAGGCGCCGACCCAGAGCATCATGGCGATCGACCAGCCGCCCGCGGCCGACGCGCCGTCGTAAACCAGCTGGAGAAACTTGTTGATGTCGGTCACCGTGCCGGCCACCCAGCCGAGAAGCCCCGAGAAGAGGATGCCCGCGCCGAGGCAGATCAGCGTGCTGACGTTGCGGACGGCAAGAAGAAGCACGACCAGCAGCGGGATCACCATGTAATAGGGCACACCCGCCTGCACTTGTTTCAGCAGCGTCACCGCCGCGGGCCGTTTATCGGCCAGGACCGTCCACACGCCCTCGGGGATCTGCTGGATCGCCACGGCCGCCGAACCTTCCGTATCGGGCAGCCCCATCGCCACGGCCGCAAAATAGAAGATCACGGCGCTGACGAGCAGGCAGAGCCCCGACCACACGCCCTGATAGCGCATGCGGTCGACCAGCTGCACGTTCTGCATGCCGCAGCTGACCACCGTCGTGTCGGAGATCAGGCCGATGTTGTCGCCGAAGCACGAACCGCCGGCGATCGCGGCGAACGTCAGCACCACGCTGCCGCCGACGATGTGGTTCAGCCACAGGAAGATCGGTGCGCAGGCCGCGATCGTGCCCCACGACGTGCCCGTGGCCACGGACAGCACGCAGGTGACGAGGAACCCCACCACGGCCACCAGCTTGGCCGTCAGTCCCAGCGACAGCGCCAGATTGATGATCGCGGCCGCCACGCCCGTGGCCATGAAACACTCGGCCACGGCGTAGGCCGCTTCCAAAATCAGGAACACGATCAGGAAGTTCTTCAGGTTGTCCAGCGCCGCGTCAAGCAGCTCGTTGAACTTGTAATGGTCCGTAACCATCGCCACGAGGCAGGCGCAGATAAAGGAGATCGGCGACGCCAGCAGGATGTCCATGCCGGAAAGCATCAGTCCGGCCATAACGCAGATCGGCAGCAGCTTTACCAGTGCGATCATACAAAAAACCTCCCTCTAGAATTCTTCCGCGGTTCCCGAAAAGAAATGAGATCCCTCCGGTAAAATCTCTCCCCCCTTCGCTCAACCTGCTCCCCCTTTTCTCTTCTCGTGCGGAGATATTTTACGGATATTATTTTATCTACGATTTTAAAATTATGCAATACAAAATCTTAGAACTCAGGAAAACCGGACATGCCGATGCCAGACACTCTCTTCAATCCGGCGTTTTCCCTGTTGGCGAGCAGCCACAACGAACGCTTCCGCCTTTCCAAATAAATCTTTTAAAACACCCGCCGCCCTTCAAAAAACGTCGCTTGGTTTTTCACCTTGCACAAATCTTCAGGAGCAAGTTCGAATACGTTCCTGTCGGCTACCGCGATGTCGGCGCGGGCACCGGGAACGAGCATTCCGGACGTGCCGTCCTTCACCCCAAGGGCCTTCCACGGGTTCGTCGTGTACAACGCCAGCGCCTCGTCACGCGTCAGCTTTTGGCCGGCATCTTGACCCTCCAGCATCGCACCGTCGAGGCCGCGATGCGTCGCCGCGATCCCCATGCCGTACCACGGATTCGGATCATCGCACGGAGCGTCGCTCGATCCCGTCAGCAGCACGCCCGCGTCAGCAAGCCGGCGAAGTTGATACGCCCGACGATACAAGCGTCCGCCAAGGCGCAAAGGCGCCATGTTGCGGTCATCCCACATCTGGATGGGCTGAAGATCGACGACGATCCCCGCGCGGGCAATGCGTTCGGGCATTCCCTCGGGCAGCACGATCGCATGATTCAGGCGGTATGAAAACGTCGGCCGGCCAAGCTCTCTCTGAACGGCCTCCATGCAGCGAACCACCTGTTCGTTCGCCGCGTCGCCGATCGCGTGAACCTGCACCTGAATACGCCGCTTCTGCGCGGCGCGAAGTTTTTCCATCAACTTCTCATCAGTGTACAGCAGACGGCCGCATTCGTCGTCTTTGTCGGAATACGGCTCATTCAGGGCGGCCGTGCGGGCTCCCAGGGATCCGTCGGCAAAGAGTTTGAGGCCGGCGTAGGCGATATGCCCGCCGTTCAGACCGGCTCCGGAACGAATCGCAAAATTCGGCAGCTCGTCGTGGTAGAGGAACACGCGCATCGGCAGCGCGCCTCTTTCATCAAGATCCTGGAGGATGTCGGGCCTCTCGCCCAGGGCGTAGGACGGCGCGTCACAGGCGTGCAGCGCCACGATCCCCATCGACGACAGTTTTTTCAGCGCTCTTTCGGAGAAAGACATCAGCGCTTCGTTCGTCTCGTACTGAGCTTCAACGGCTTTGATCATCGCGTCGGCGCCGCTGTCGAACAAGCGTCCCGTCGGCAGTCCGTCCGCGCCGCGTTCGATCTCCGGATCATGCGAATCCCACAGGCCCGAAAGTTCAAACGCTTTCGTGTTCGCGACGTGAAAATGAGCCCCGTAATGGCTCACGAGCAACGGCGTCTCCGGCGCAACGCCGTCGAGCTGAAGACGACTCGGGACGGCCGGACGCTTCCAATTCAGCTCAATGAAGTTGACGCAGCGAATCCACTGCCCGGGTGCCGCGTCTTTTACCTGCGCCCGGAGAAATTCGAGCAGTTCCTCAAGCGAGTTCGCGGTGCCGCAATCCGGATACATACCGGCGCGGGCGTAAGCTCCAAAATGAATATGAGAATCGGTGAATCCGGGCGTCACCAGGCAACTGCCAAAATCCCAGACGTCTTCGTCTTTTGCCGGAGCGACGAAAGATCGCGCTCCTACCTGAACGATTCTGTCATCAACGACGCGCAGGGCTTCCGCGCGAGGATTCCGCGGATCGCCGGTCCATATGGTTCCCGTCACGACACATGATTTCGACATGATACCGCCTCCTTAACGAGGTCAAATTTTTCAGCTGCACCGGAGCCACGTAAAAGGCGGCCGGAATCTGTCATACTGATTTTCAACTAAAGGCATCATTGATTATGCCGCGCCGGCACGCGATTTCATGTAGTTTTCAACGTGCCTTCGGCGCTATAACAAGGGCGAAGAACCTGTGCTTTTTTAACGAAAACTCGTATGAGTCACTAACCAACCGTTTATCAGCCGCACCCGCGCCGTTAGGCGTCGCATAACTCACCCGGCGAAAGCGGTTGAAAACTTTTGGCTTCAGATGCCTGCTATTTCCGTGCAGCCGCAAGACACTCATTGTAGTACGCGACGAAGTGCTCCATGCCGGAACGGATCGCGTCGATACCGACCGTATAGGCAATTCTCACGTGGTTTTTGATGCCGAAGGAATCGCCTGGGACTACGGCGACTCCGTATTTGTTCATCAAGCCCATCGCGAAATCAAGCGGTTTCATGTTCAGTTTTTCGATGGACGGCAGAACGTAGAACGCGCCTTCCGGCGACGGGAAATCCGCTCCGGGGCATTTTTTCAACGCTTCAACGACGACGTTGCGACGTTCCTTGAATCGTGCCACCTTCTCCTGCGTAAAAGTTTTGCAGTCTCTGAACGCGGCAGCCGCACCGATCTGACCGAACGCGCACGCGCAGCTTGTAGTCATCAGATGAGCCTTGGCAAGCATCGGAACCACGGCACGCGGAACATAGGCATAGCCAATGCGCCAGCCCGTCATGGCGAACGTCTTGGACGAAGAGCTGACGATGATCGTCTGGTCGGCGATCTCCGGATAATCGAGCGGCGAAACATGCTTTTTGCCATAGATAATCTCGGAGTAGCACTCGTCGGCAACCAACCAGATGTTCTTCCCTTTGACGAACCCGACAAGTTTGTCCATGTCTTCGCGGCTCACAACGCAACCGGAGGGGTTATTCGGCGTGTTGAGGAGAATCATGCGGGTCTTGTCGGTCACCGCGGCTTTCAGTTTCTCCATGTCGATGCCGTAGTACTCGCCGAGTTTCGCCGGCACCTCGACCGGCACCGCGCCGGCGAACAGAGCCTCTTCGCGATACGCAAGGTAGCACGGCGTGAAGAGAGCAATCTCGTCGCCGATATCGAGCAACGCAAGCATTAGAGTCATCAACGCCTCTTCCGCGCCGCAGGTTACAACAAGATTATTCGGATCCAACGTGTAACCTTTGCGAGCTTCATGTTCGGAAATTGCGGTGCGGAGCTCCTCGATGCCATACATCGAAGTGTAATGTGTTTTGTTCTCGTCGAGGGCGCGCTTGCAAGCTTCCTTTGCCTCTTCGGGAGAGTCGAAGTCGGGCTCGCCGATTTCAAAGTGAAACGTCTTCATGCCTTTTTTCTCGAGTTTATTGCAGGCATCGGCGATGTCGCGAATGCCTCCTCCAAACGAACACTGAGAGATACGGCGCGTCTTTTCGTGCAGAGCGATCATGGGAATCTCCTCTCTTTCTTTTCGGTGTCATTCCAGTACCATTTCTCACTTATAAGACACCCAACGCCCCATTGCCTTGCGATAACCTTCCTTGATTGTCTCATACTGGTTTTCAATAAAAAAGCGTCATTGAAAAAATCGGCATAAAACTTTACTCCGCATCGACAACGGAATCTTCGCGACGATATGTCCTTTTGCTGGAGATAGCGCCCGTTCTCCACTGGAACAGCCCCGTAAAACCCCAGATTACGGCGATCAATGGGCACAGCCAGTTGAATAAAGCATAAGGGAGGTAAGAGAAACTGTTCACGCCGATAGCCGCAGTCGCGAACGCTCCGCACAGATTCCAGGGGATCAACAACGACGTGACCGTGCCGGAATCTTCCAAGGTCCGCGACAGGCACTGCGGAAGCAAATCGTGCTTTCTGTAGGCCGGCATCATCAGTTTGCCGCCGAGAATGATCGTCATGTACTGGCTCGCCGTGATCAAGTTCAGAAAAATTTCCAGACAGACAGTCGTTGCGACCAGGCGGCCGACCGTTTTCGTAAAAGAATGCATCTTTTCAAGAAGCACGTCGAGGACCCCGCACTTTTCAAGGATGCCGCCGTAAACCATGACAAGCGTGCTCAGTCCGCAGTTGTAGTTCATCGAGAAGATGCCGCCGCGCGTCAACAGCTTGTCGATCTGCTCCACTCCGGTATTCGAAACAAATCCCTGCTCCATGATCGTCAGGATCGACGGAATACTCTGGCCTTGCATTACGACAGCGAGCAACGCCGCCGTAAGCATCGAAATCAACAGCGTAGGGAACGCGGGGAAGCGTTTCAACGCGAGGAGCAGA from Pyramidobacter piscolens W5455 includes these protein-coding regions:
- a CDS encoding Na+/H+ antiporter NhaC family protein, coding for MIALVKLLPICVMAGLMLSGMDILLASPISFICACLVAMVTDHYKFNELLDAALDNLKNFLIVFLILEAAYAVAECFMATGVAAAIINLALSLGLTAKLVAVVGFLVTCVLSVATGTSWGTIAACAPIFLWLNHIVGGSVVLTFAAIAGGSCFGDNIGLISDTTVVSCGMQNVQLVDRMRYQGVWSGLCLLVSAVIFYFAAVAMGLPDTEGSAAVAIQQIPEGVWTVLADKRPAAVTLLKQVQAGVPYYMVIPLLVVLLLAVRNVSTLICLGAGILFSGLLGWVAGTVTDINKFLQLVYDGASAAGGWSIAMMLWVGAFGGVMRKMNAFDSIAAMILKVVSKVRQLMFCNALLCLIGNAAMADEMAQIVTISPIIKNLTEKSVRGDEKAMYRLALRNATYADAMAVLGSQLIPWHAYMGFFMGIATSVYPLAADTLTVMGVITHNYFAWVAVVSMLVLTITGWDRFIPLFSIPREPEVSLKKEAAASEAV
- a CDS encoding amidohydrolase, producing the protein MSKSCVVTGTIWTGDPRNPRAEALRVVDDRIVQVGARSFVAPAKDEDVWDFGSCLVTPGFTDSHIHFGAYARAGMYPDCGTANSLEELLEFLRAQVKDAAPGQWIRCVNFIELNWKRPAVPSRLQLDGVAPETPLLVSHYGAHFHVANTKAFELSGLWDSHDPEIERGADGLPTGRLFDSGADAMIKAVEAQYETNEALMSFSERALKKLSSMGIVALHACDAPSYALGERPDILQDLDERGALPMRVFLYHDELPNFAIRSGAGLNGGHIAYAGLKLFADGSLGARTAALNEPYSDKDDECGRLLYTDEKLMEKLRAAQKRRIQVQVHAIGDAANEQVVRCMEAVQRELGRPTFSYRLNHAIVLPEGMPERIARAGIVVDLQPIQMWDDRNMAPLRLGGRLYRRAYQLRRLADAGVLLTGSSDAPCDDPNPWYGMGIAATHRGLDGAMLEGQDAGQKLTRDEALALYTTNPWKALGVKDGTSGMLVPGARADIAVADRNVFELAPEDLCKVKNQATFFEGRRVF
- a CDS encoding pyridoxal phosphate-dependent aminotransferase, whose protein sequence is MIALHEKTRRISQCSFGGGIRDIADACNKLEKKGMKTFHFEIGEPDFDSPEEAKEACKRALDENKTHYTSMYGIEELRTAISEHEARKGYTLDPNNLVVTCGAEEALMTLMLALLDIGDEIALFTPCYLAYREEALFAGAVPVEVPAKLGEYYGIDMEKLKAAVTDKTRMILLNTPNNPSGCVVSREDMDKLVGFVKGKNIWLVADECYSEIIYGKKHVSPLDYPEIADQTIIVSSSSKTFAMTGWRIGYAYVPRAVVPMLAKAHLMTTSCACAFGQIGAAAAFRDCKTFTQEKVARFKERRNVVVEALKKCPGADFPSPEGAFYVLPSIEKLNMKPLDFAMGLMNKYGVAVVPGDSFGIKNHVRIAYTVGIDAIRSGMEHFVAYYNECLAAARK